Proteins from a genomic interval of Colletotrichum higginsianum IMI 349063 chromosome 6, whole genome shotgun sequence:
- a CDS encoding Glutathione-dependent formaldehyde-activating enzyme yields MPLTGHCLCKAVTYKVDVDAPLLTGYDHCDDCQRQSGSTYSLVAVVPKDKLTINGPTKSWAGKGSSGKDVHRIFCSECGSPIAHDPDAAPEIIALKAGTLDTEIKKNLKPDTEIWTVGKLPFCQEKLAKPFEHMPQ; encoded by the exons ATGCCTCTCACCGGACACTGCCTCTGCAAGGCCGTCACCTACAAGgttgacgtcgacgccccGCTCCTCACCGGCTATGACCACTGCGACGATTGCCAACGCCAGAGTGGCTCAACGTACT CCCTCGTCGCTGTTGTCCCCAAGGACAAGCTTACCATCAACGGCCCCACCAAGAGCTGGGCTGGCAAGGGCTCCTCGGGCAAAGACGTCCACCGCATCTTCTGCTCTGAGTGTGGCTCCCCGATCGCCCACGACCCCGATGCGGCTCCCGAGATCATCGCTCTCAAGGCGGGTACCCTCGATACCGAGATCAAGAAGAACCTGAAGCCC GACACCGAGATTTGGACCGTGGGAAAGCTGCCGTTTTGccaggagaagctggccaagcCGTTCGAGCACATGCCCCAGTAA
- a CDS encoding Collagen-like protein mcl1: protein MRQTTFVTGLAAMLPSAAQAWSVPALLDSRQNSPPYQDVVCKPKTGSSGQLPPCVQIENIEIACKPNGTDPIHFEAHAQCMCGGSFFAEKLGCERCLFVHGLRSERSLAYYSGVLSSASNALCTGTPTADFATIYSNIEVAATPVTTGATASSDQAPSDTAISLYYTASGLQGPGSITGEAASATGTSKSTTAKPTTTAIGSTTGGGAFTRASTTAGTTAAASGTATGDAATTSPASGNGAMPTYAAGGLMMGAAGLAVLAGL, encoded by the exons ATGAGACAGACGACCTTTGTCACCGGCCTCGCCGCTATGCTGCCCTCTGCCGCTCAGGCCTGGTCTGTCCCAGCACTTCTCGACTCCCGTCAGAACAGCCCGCCTTACCAAGACGTTGTTTGCAAGCCCAAGACTGGCTCCAGTGGCCAGCTTCCCCCTTGCGTCCAGATTGAGAACATTGAGATCGCTTGCAAGCCCAATGGCACTGACCCGATTCACTTCGAGGCTCATGCTCAATGCATG TGCGGCGGATCCTTCTTCGCTGAGAAGCTGGGTTGCGAGAGATGCCTGTTCGTCCACGGCCTTCGCAGCGAGCGGTCCTTGGCTTACTACAGCGGCGTTCTCTCATCCGCCTCGAATGCTCTGTGCACTGGCACGCCTACTGCCGATTTCGCCACCATCTACTCCAACATCGAGGTTGCTGCTACTCCCGTTACCACTGGTGCCACGGCTTCGAGTGATCAAGCTCCCAGCGACACGGCCATCTCGCTCTACTATACGGCTAGCGGCCTTCAGGGTCCCGGTAGCATCACTGGCGAAGCTGCTAGCGCTACCGGCACCAGCAAGAGCACAACGGCCAAGCCGACCACCACTGCGATTGGCTCAACTACAGGAGGCGGTGCCTTCACCCGTGCCTCGACCACCGCTGGgaccactgctgctgccagtGGTACGGCTACCGGCGACGCTGCCACCACCTCGCCCGCGTCTGGCAATGGCGCGATGCCCACGTACGCTGCAGGTGGCCTCATGATGGGTGCTGCCGGTCTGGCGGTGCTTGCAGGGTTGTAA
- a CDS encoding Fasciclin domain-containing protein, producing the protein MHFLETFALAAVSIAPFASAGDPLVSPRQAQQSLSNALSKHADLSAFNQLLSNYPSIVDNITAGADNKITLLVPTNDAFANFLKLSNATDISQLPVKQLLTVFQYHTLDAPLTSTNFSSPRGLTVPTKLRDELYNLRSPGSALISQFGDEAQGQVLYVSRDTINPIKLRVRQSSSSGDNTANLRAGLGQTAELTAIDGEWDGGYFQSIDTVLEAPRPCSTTIKKLSGSLSSLRDALDKTKLWKALDTTGNVTCLGPNTAAFNEAGSPEKSLGNQDLTNALLFHTLPQVAYSNFLEDGQVFTSLANLTVRVTVRDDGVWFNDAKVVSPNVLTNNGLIHILDRVMSPNATGPSSSDLPSSTASPSGSSTASPSSTNAPPSAGNTVKGNMHAAAVIALAAGLMLV; encoded by the exons ATGCACTTCCTAGAGACCTTTGCCTTGGCTGCTGTCAGTATCGCGCCATTTGCTTCAGCCGGCGATCCTTTGGTGTCCCCGCGGCAGGCTCAGCAAAGCCTCAGCAATGCGCTGTCGAAACATGCAGACCTGTCGGCTTTCAACCAGCTCTTGAGCAACTACCCCAGCATCGTCGACAATATCACGGCTGGGGCTGACAACAAGATCACACTTCTGGTGCCCACCAATGATGCATTCGCAAACTTCCTCAAACTGTCTAATGCCACCGATATAAGCCAGCTCCCCGTCAAGCAGCTTCTAACCGTGTTCCAATACCACACTCTAGACGCGCCCTTGACTTCCACGAACTTCAGTTCTCCAAGAGGCCTTACAGTTCCCACAAAACTTCGCGACGAGCTCTATAACCTGAGAAGTCCCGGTTCTGCCCTCATCAGCCAgttcggcgacgaggcccaggGCCAGGTTCTCTACGTTTCACGAGACACCATCAACCCGATAAAACTCAGAGTGAGACAAAGTTCCTCGTCTGGCGACAATACAGCAAACCTGCGAGCCGGTCTAGGCCAAACTGCAGAGCTCACTGCCATAGACGGGGAATGGGATGGGGGCTACTTCCAGTCCATTGATAC TGTGTTGGAGGCACCAAGGCCCTGCTCGACAACAATCAAGAAGCTCTCGGGCTCGTTGTCTTCTCTGAGGGATGCATTGGACAAGACCAAGCTATGGAAGGCACTGGATACTACTGGCAATGTCACGTGTCTGGGCCCGAACACGGCAGCCTTCAACGAGGCCGGCAGCCCGGAGAAATCACTTGGAAACCAGGACCTCACAAACGCTTTGCT CTTCCACACACTACCTCAAGTAGCTTACAGCAACTTTTTGGAGGACGGTCAGGTATTTACCTCGCTTGCCAATCTTACCGTAAGGGTCACTGTCAGAGACGACGGGGTCTGGTTCAACGACGCGAAAGTCGTCAGCCCTAACGTTCT GACGAACAACGGACTCATCCATATTCTGGACCGCGTGATGTCTCCGAATGCCACCGggccctcttcttcagatCTGCCGTCGTCCACGGCTTCCCCGTCAGGATCGAGCACTGCCAGCCCCTCCTCGACCAATGCGCCCCCCAGCGCCGGTAACACTGTCAAGGGCAACATGCATGCCGCGGCTGTTATTGCTCTTGCGGCCGGCTTAATGCTTGTCTGA
- a CDS encoding F-box domain-containing protein — MASGALQTGCVAPPAALNAMPIEILDLILAPLPPVQLWRLRRVSKRFNAILHRRLLSTLRAKADPLPLTLIKDTAPVPLSFIYNLVLAILGEDEGRKLWGKIFPSRDTSPENPHSSWLPATPPPLSTPSLLDPDPSVATVCRQNQLRAYPDLFAPHLRASSPSLANLRRIHFWSILLWYKEWSSVSADAQTEAARKRRLRWAYKQDRNNYEKRPGDTPAIVEEFTRTYILRHHFDQPPPTPPARERGSLHMRSVLPPYSGRRLPGPKHWVYGVTMRDRPTDFRIPFRMRRRPRHDDEYYEVRELVFANLADVERDG; from the coding sequence ATGGCTTCCGGAGCTCTCCAAACGGGCTGTGTGGCACCCCCGGCGGCCCTCAACGCCATGCCGATTGAGATACTTGATCTCATATTGGCCCCCCTTCCGCCTGTTCAGCTCTGGCGCCTCCGTAGAGTGTCCAAACGCTTCAACGCCATCCTCCACAGGCGTCTCCTATCGACCCTTCGTGCCAAAGCCGACCCCCTCCCGCTGACCCTCATCAAAGATACCGCGCCCGTGCCCCTGTCATTCATCTacaacctcgtcctcgctatcttgggcgaggacgaaggccGCAAGCTGTGGGGCAAGATCTTCCCCTCCCGAGACACGTCGCCGGAGAACCCACATTCCTCCTGGCTGCCtgccacgccgccgcctctctCGACACCGTCGCTGCTGGACCCGGACCCCTCGGTGGCGACCGTATGCCGCCAAAACCAACTCAGGGCCTATCCGGACCTCTTCGCCCCGCACCTCCGTGCCTCCTCCCCTTCGCTCGCCAACCTGCGTAGGATACACTTCTGGAGTATTCTCCTCTGGTACAAAGAATGGTCCTCCGTTTCCGCGGACGCCCAGACCGAAGCGGCCCGCAAGAGGCGTCTCCGATGGGCCTACAAGCAGGACCGGAACAACTACGAAAAGAGGCCCGGGGACACGCCGGCCATCGTGGAAGAGTTCACGAGGACGTACATCCTGCGCCACCACTTTGACCAACCAcccccgacgccgccggcgagggaaCGCGGGTCGTTGCACATGAGGTCGGTGTTGCCGCCGTACTCCGGTCGGCGCCTCCCGGGGCCGAAGCACTGGGTCTACGGCGTCACCATGCGGGACAGGCCCACCGACTTCCGGATCCCGTTTCGGATGAGACGAAGGCCGCggcacgacgacgagtaTTACGAAGTGAGGGAGCTGGTTTTCGCGAACCTAGCTGATGTAGAACGAGATGGCTGA
- a CDS encoding HD domain-containing protein, which yields MAQAPTTTNDELVAKVTEYVKEYMSKYDASHDFNHIRRVVSLAHRIYAQSPATPALDKHTITLAALLHDVGDRKYLQPGEDASTLVSTVLQSLGVDAELAARVQAICLGVSYSSEIKDPTRVRTLIAAHPELAVVQDADRLDAIGAVGVGRCFTFGGAKGSRSLDDSILHFEEKLVKLEGMMKTDAGRELARERTRRIQTFMEWWQDEAGPVSA from the coding sequence ATGGCACAAGCCCCGACAACCACCAACGACGAACTTGTCGCCAAGGTCACTGAGTACGTCAAGGAGTACATGTCAAAGTACGACGCATCCCATGACTTCAACCACATCAGACGCGTCGTCTCACTCGCCCACCGCATCTACGCTCAATCCCCTGCCACGCCGGCCCTGGATAAGCACACCATCACCCTCGCCGCTCTCCTGCATGACGTTGGCGACCGCAAGTACTTGCAGCCCGGCGAAGACGCCTCGACTCTTGTTTCCACCGTCCTCCAGtctctcggcgtcgatgccgaacTCGCCGCCCGCGTGCAAGCCATCTGTCTCGGCGTCAGCTACTCCAGCGAGATCAAAGATCCGACTCGGGTCCGCACGCTGATCGCTGCGCATCCGGAGCTGGCGGTCGTGCAGGATGCGGATCGTCTGGACGCCATCGGTGCCGTGGGCGTAGGCCGCTGCTTCACCTTTGGCGGCGCAAAGGGCTCGCGGAGCCTGGACGACTCCATTCTGCACTTCGAGGAGAAGTTGGTCAAGCTTGAGGGAATGATGAAGACGGATGCGGGGCGGGAGCTGGCGCGGGAACGGACGAGGAGAATCCAGACGTTCATGGAGTGGTGGCAGGACGAGGCCGGTCCTGTAAGTGCATGA
- a CDS encoding GTP-binding protein EsdC, producing the protein MSSTQLSFSLRVSSGVKTVHLLGSWDNYVGQLPLSKDKSSSKSGSWKGTFKFGGSTLSAGQRYWYYYIIDGYHVAHNPSVASTVEPTTGRELNILDLPSSGKSSSKSSSKSSSSSSSKSSSKSSSHSSSRSSRHSSKDKESKSSRHRSSSRDIPKGRPLSVSQIKAPKPMSPHATQHILNSDYCDDETIEELTARFGAAGFDEEDIVTDFSSSPVSSTGSSLSYRSDSSSPSSSLSGYSTPGSDVSTCTCERYGITRKGDRVKIDCGGARCGYDDSSDCSDSEEEEEYVPSTRRHGIVVR; encoded by the coding sequence ATGTCGTCCACTCaactctccttctccctccgTGTTTCCTCTGGTGTCAAGACCGTGCATCTGCTCGGCTCCTGGGACAACTACGTCGGCCAGCTTCCCCTCTCCAAGGACAAGTCTTCGTCCAAGTCCGGCTCGTGGAAGGGCACCTTCAAGTTCGGCGGCTCCACTCTGTCCGCCGGCCAGCGCTACTGGTACTACTACATCATTGACGGCTACCACGTCGCCCACAACCCCAGCGTAGCCTCCACCGTTGAGCCCACCACTGGCCGCGAGCTGAACATCCTCGATCTGCCGTCCAGCGGAAAGTCGTCGAGCAAGTCGAGCTCAAAGTccagcagctccagcagctctAAGTCGTCCTCCAAGTCCTCTTCCCACTCCTCGTCTCGCAGCTCCCGCCACTCCtccaaggacaaggagagCAAGTCCAGCCGCCACCGCTCCTCGTCTCGCGACATCCCCAAGGGTCGCCCCCTGTCCGTGTCCCAGATTAAGGCCCCCAAGCCCATGTCGCCCCACGCTACCCAGCACATCCTCAACAGCGACTActgcgacgacgagaccatCGAGGAGCTCACCGCCcgcttcggcgccgccggctttgacgaggaggacatcgTCACCGACTTCTCCAGCTCCCCCGTCTCATCCACCGGCTCCAGCCTGTCCTACCGCTCCGACAGCTCCAGCCcgagctcctccttgtcCGGCTACAGCACCCCCGGCTCCGACGTcagcacctgcacctgcgaGCGCTACGGCATCACCCGCAAGGGCGACCGCGTCAAGAtcgactgcggcggcgcccgcTGCGGCTACGACGACAGCTCCGACTGCTCCGActccgaggaggaggaggagtacgTCCCCTCCACTCGCCGCCACGGCATCGTCGTGCGATGA
- a CDS encoding Amidohydrolase yields MAADYPIVDSHIHLYPETEIETLAWAKPGNPIATQRSVSDYVAATGSPSNLKGFIFLETDRKHDLELGARDASGWEFPLMEVAWLRRIAEGKPRDGEGHTPDQSSLCLGIVPWAPLPSGPAAMEKYLDHVKDVAGENVWPKIRGFRYLLQDKPHGTGLTDDFIASLKLLGKRGFAFDLGVDQHRRGNKQLDEALEIISRAHEGVPEEEKVTFVVNHLCKPDLGIINTTDPSFVHWRTAIYALSKCSNTYMKLSGGFSEMPDSLKGQDPNAIFEAIFPWLGVVLATFGTRRTMFGSDWPVCTVGVDEAWRKWKLLVERTCYMATLEPEDQAALFGGTALKAYGIEGV; encoded by the exons atggccgccgaCTACCCCATTGTCGACTCGCACATCCACCTCTACCCGGAAACGGAGATCGAGACTCTCGCTTGGGCGAAGCCGGGCAACCCTATCGCGACGCAGCGCTCCGTCTCCGACTAtgtcgccgccaccggctcGCCATCGAACCTCAAGGGCTTCATCTTCCTCGAAACGGACCGCAAGCACGACCTCGAGTTGGGCGCCCGCGACGCCTCTGGATGGGAGTTCCCGCTCATGGAGGTTGCCTGGCTTCGCCGCATCGCTGAGGGCAAAccccgcgacggcgagggtcACACGCCCGACCAGAGCAGCCTGTGTCTCGGCATCGTTCCCTGGGCCCCGCTGCCCTCGGGTCCCGCCGCCATGGAGAAGTACCTCGACCATGTCaaggacgtcgccggcgagaacGTTTGGCCCAAGATCAGGGGCTTTCGCTACCTGCTGCAGGACAAGCCCCACGGAACCGGCCTGACGGACGACTTCATCGCCAGCCTGAAGCTCCTGGGCAAGCGGGGCTtcgccttcgacctcggcgtcgaccagCATCGCCGCGGTAACAAGCAGCTCGATGAGGCGTTGGAGATCATCTCCCGCGCTCACGAAGGAGTCCctgaggaggagaaggttACCTTCGTCGTCA ACCACCTGTGCAAGCCCGACCTCGGCATCATAAACACAACAGACCCCTCTTTTGTCCACTGGCGCACCGCCATCTACGCCCTCTCAAAGTGCTCCAATACCTACATGAAGCTCTCGGGCGGCTTCTCCGAGATGCCCGATTCTCTCAAGGGCCAGGACCCCAACGCCATCTTCGAGGCCATCTTCCCCTGGCTCGGCGTCGTGCTCGCCACCTTTGGCACCCGCCGCACAATGTTCGGTAGCGATTGGCCTGTCTgcaccgtcggcgtcgatgaggcATGGCGCAAGTGGAAGCTCCTGGTCGAGCGCACGTGCTACATGGCCACCCTTGAGCCTGAGGACCAGGCCGCCTTGTTTGGTGGAACTGCCCTCAAGGCGTACGGCATTGAAGGCGTTTAG